GCGGACCCTGCAATGCCGCCAGCGGCCAAGCCGGACAAGGCTGCCGCCGCCAAGCGCGCCCCGCCACGGGAGCTGCGCCAGCTCTACATCAACGTGGGCATGTTTGCCGAGCCCGCCAATGCCCGGCGCGCGCATGAGCGGCTGCGCGCGGAAGGCTTGCCGGTGACGGTGGCGCCGGTGCGATCGGCCAGCGGCAAGACCTTGCAGCGCGTGCGCGTGGGGCCCTTCACTTCAGCGGCCCAGGCCAATGAAGCGGCCGCCAGGGTGCGCCTGCTGGGGCTGGACGCGGTGCCCGCCGTACAGTGAAGCCTCAGACACAAGGAGCAACGATGAACATCCGACTCTGGCTAGCCGCGGTGTGCGCGGTCGGCATGGCGGCTTGCACTACCAGCATGCCCGAGCAGCCGCAACAGCCGCAACCCGTGCCGCTGGGGCGCAGCGACGCCCCGGCGGGCGGCACCTGCGCGGCCGCCGGCGCGCAGGCCGTGGTGGGCAAGGTGGCCAGCGCCCAGGTGGTGGAGCGGGCGCGCGTGGGCGCCGGCGCGCGCATGGCGCGCGTGCTGCACCCCGGGCAGGTGACGACCAAGGAGTTCGACGCGCAGCGGCTGAACCTGGAGGTCAATGCCAGGGGCGTGATCCTCGCCGCGCGCTGCGGCTGAAGCCACCGCCGGTGCAACCGGCCTTCATGCGGGCAGAAACAGACCCTGCAGATCGCTCAGGAAGTCGAAGCCCTTTTCGGTCGGCTGCACGTGCACCAGGTTGGTCTTGAGCAGGCCCTTGGCCTCGGCGGCCTTCAGGCCCGGGGTGATGGCGGTGACGGGCTGGCCGGTGCGGGTGCAGAAGTCGCGCACCAGAAAGCCGTCCTTCAGGCGCAGGGCGTTGAGCATGAATTCGAAGGCCAGGTCCTGCTTGCCTACTTCATGTTCTTGCGCCACGGCATTGCCTGCCAGCGCATGCTCCATGTATTGGCGCGGATCGCGATAGCGCACCTGGCGCACCACGCGGTGGGCAAAGCTGAGCTTGCCGTGCGCGCCCGCGCCTATGCCGATGTAGTCGCCGAACGACCAGTAATTGATGTTGTGCGTGCAGCGGTGCGCGCTCTTCGCGTAGGCCGAGACTTCGTAGCGCTCCAGCCCCTCGGCGGCCGTCAGCGCGGTGATGCGGTCGAGCATCTCCCAGGCGGTGTCGTCGTCGGGCAGGCGCGGCGGGTATTTGGCAAACAGGGTGTTGGGCTCCACCGTCAAGTGGTAGATGGACAGGTGCGGCGGAGCGAACGACAGCGCGGTGCGCACGTCCTCTTCCAGCTCGGCCACGCTCTGGCCGGGCAGGGCGTACATCAGGTCGAGGTTGAAGGTCTCGAAGCATTCGGCGGCTTCTTCGGCGGCGGCGCGCGCCTGCGCGGCGTCGTGCACCCGGCCTATGGCCTTCAGGTGCGCGTCGTTGAAGCTTTGCACGCCGATGGACAGGCGCGTCACCCCCGCGTCGCGAAAGGCCTTGAAGCGGTCTTTCTCGAAGGTGCCGGGGTTGGCTTCCAGGGTGATCTCGCAGCCCGCCTCCAGCATCAGCCGGGCGCGGACCATCGCGATCAGCCGGTCGATGGATTCGGGCGAGAACAGGCTGGGCGTGCCCCCGCCGATGAAGATGCTGCTGACCGTGCGGCCCCAGACCAGGGGCAGGGCGGCTTCCAGGTCGGCGGTGAGGGCGTCGATGTAGCGCGCCTCGGGTGCGCCTTCGTCGCCCTTGAGTGCGTGCGAATTGAAGTCGCAGTACGGGCACTTCTTCAGGCACCAGGGGATGTGCACGTAGATCGACAGCGGCGGAAGGCTGGGCAGGCGCAGCGGCCCCGGGCCGATGTAGTGCTGCACGTCCTGCAGCGGCGTGGTCTCGGTATTCATAGGTTGCTTCCTGAAATGCTAGCTATCAGCGCTTGCCCAGCAAGCGTTTGGGGCAAAAAAGACTGATGTTTTCAGCGGCCCTGCGGGCGCCTCAGAGCCAGTACTCTTGCATGAGCGCAAGCATCTGCCGTACCGCCCGACCCCTGTGGCTGTGGGCGTTTTTCACCTCGGTGGGCAGTTCGGCAAAGGTCTTACCGAATTCGGGCAGGAACATCACCGGGTCGAAACCGAAGCCGCCGCTGCCGCGCGGCGCCTGGGTGATCTCACCGCCCACGCGCCCCACGGCGATCAGGGGCTCGGGGTCTTGCGGCGTGCGTACCGCCACCAGGGTGCTGACCATGGCGGCGCGCCGGTCTTGCACACCCTGCATCTGCTCCAGCAGCGCACGCACGTTGTTGGCGTCGCCTTTTTCGTAGCCGAAGCGCGTGGCGTAGGTGGCGGTCTGCACGCCGGGCTCGCCGCCGAAGGCCGCGACGCACAGGCCGGCGTCGTCGGCCAGCGCGGGCAGGCCGGTGGCGCGGCTGGCGTGGCGCGCCTTGAGCAGCGCGTTTTCCACGAAGGTGTGAAACGGCTCCTCGGGCTCGACCACGCCGAGTTCGCCCTGGGCGATGAGTTGCACACCCAGCGGCGCCATCAGAGCCTGCAGCTCGACGAGCTTGCCAGGGTTGTGCGAGGCAAGAACAAGTTTCATGTCAAAAGTGGCTCAAACGCTTGACTGGCAAGCGCTGTCAGCTATCTTCAAGAGAGCGATTGCTGCTGCAGTGCGAGCAATTGCGCGATGCCCAGTTCGCCCAGCCGCAGCAGTTCGTCCAGCTCGGTGCGAGAGAAGCTCACGCCCTCGGCCGTACCCTGGATTTCCACGAACTGGCCGGCGCCGGTCATGACGATGTTCATGTCGGTGTCGCAGGCTGAGTCTTCCACGTATTCCAGGTCGAGCAGCGGCGTGCCCTGCACGATGCCGACCGAAATCGCCGCCACCGCACCGGTGATCGGCGTGGCGGCCAGCGTACCGCTTTGCAGCAGCGTGCCCACCGCATCGTGCGCGGCCACCCAGGCGCCGGTGATGGCCGCGGTGCGCGTGCCGCCGTCGGCCTGCAGCACGTCGCAGTCCAGGGTGATGGTGCGCTCGCCCAGTTTTTCCAGATCGAATACCGCGCGCAGGCTGCGACCGATCAGGCGCTGGATCTCCTGCGTGCGCCCGCTCTGCTTGCCCTTGGCCGCCTCGCGGCTGCCCCGCGTGTTGGTGGCGCGCGGCAGCATGCCGTATTCGGCCGTCACCCAGCCCTGGCCGCTGCCGCGCTTGTGCGGCGGCACCTTGTCTTCCACCGATGCGGTGCACAGCACCTTGGTCGCGCCGAATTCGATCAGCACCGAACCCTCGGCGTGCATGGTGTAGTGGCGGGTGATGCGCACGGGGCGCAACTGGTGGGCAGCGCGCCCGCTGCTGCGTTGGTAGGTATCGGTCATGCAAGCAGGCCCGCCGCTTGCGGGGCGGGCCGGGTGGGGCGCGCCGGCGCTTCAGCCCTGGGCCTTGCGTGCGGCGGTGCGCCGTATGGTTTCGTTGATTTCGGCGATCGAGCGCTCGATCGCTTCCTCGTCGAGGAAGTTGTCGCCGGTCTCGAATTCGTCGGTCTGGATGGTAGAGGCAAAGGTGTCGTCGATGCCGGTGTCCACCGCTTCGCCCTCGGTGGCGTCAGGGATGCCCGGGGTCTCCCACTGCATGGCCACGGCGGTGACGTTGTCGCTGTTGCCGCCGGCCTTGCGCAGCGCCATGTCCACCAGCGTTGGCACCGCCTGGCTCACGCGCTGGTGCGACAGCACCCGCACGATGGCCTTGTCGTCGAGCGCATCCCACAGGCCGTCGGAGCACAGCATGACGCGGTCGCCGCTGTCGAGCGTCATGGCGTTGGAGACGTCGTACATCGGCCGCGCGGGCGAGCCCAGGCAGGTGAACAGCACGTTGCGGTTGACCGCGTCTGCCGTGCCCATGGCGTCGCGCAGCTCACGGTAGGAATGGTCGCGCGTACGCGCCAGCAGCTTGCTGTTGCGCACCAGGTAGACGCGCGAATCACCGCAGTGCACCCAGCGCACCTGTCCGTCCTGCACCACGGCCACGGCCAGCGTGGTGCGTGGCGCGTCGGCCATGCCGCGCGCGGCGGCGTAGCGCAGGATCTGCTCGTGCGCCACCATCACCACGCTGGTGAGGAAGGCGCCGACGTCGGGCAGCATGGGCCTGGCTTCGTTCTGGAACTTGACCGCGGCGGTCTGGATGGCGATCTGCGCGGCCACCTCGCCTTGCGGGTGGCCTCCCATGCCGTCGGCCAGCACGAACAGGCAGGCATCGCGCGTGTAGGCGTAGCCCATGCGGTCCTCGTTGGTGGCGCGGCCGCCCTGGCGGCTGAGTTGAAAGACGGAAAATTTCATTTCGGGCGCATCCCCGTTGCCGAAGCGATGCTGGGTTTGGGTGAATTGGGCTTCTTGACGTCGGAGACGAAGGAGTCGAGCTGCATGCGCATCTTCTCGGCCATGGACAGGCGCGTGTAGCGGCGCTCGCCCTCGCGCGAAAGCTCTTTTTGCAGCGTGAACACCGACTGCGGCCGCTCCAGCGGCCCCAGCGCCATGCACCATTCGACGAGCTCGATCAGGTTGTCCGAATACACGCCGCGCAGCTTCTGCAGCGAACTCGTCAGCTTGTCCTTGCTCTGGCGC
This portion of the Comamonas flocculans genome encodes:
- a CDS encoding PP2C family protein-serine/threonine phosphatase; this translates as MKFSVFQLSRQGGRATNEDRMGYAYTRDACLFVLADGMGGHPQGEVAAQIAIQTAAVKFQNEARPMLPDVGAFLTSVVMVAHEQILRYAAARGMADAPRTTLAVAVVQDGQVRWVHCGDSRVYLVRNSKLLARTRDHSYRELRDAMGTADAVNRNVLFTCLGSPARPMYDVSNAMTLDSGDRVMLCSDGLWDALDDKAIVRVLSHQRVSQAVPTLVDMALRKAGGNSDNVTAVAMQWETPGIPDATEGEAVDTGIDDTFASTIQTDEFETGDNFLDEEAIERSIAEINETIRRTAARKAQG
- the hemW gene encoding radical SAM family heme chaperone HemW; its protein translation is MNTETTPLQDVQHYIGPGPLRLPSLPPLSIYVHIPWCLKKCPYCDFNSHALKGDEGAPEARYIDALTADLEAALPLVWGRTVSSIFIGGGTPSLFSPESIDRLIAMVRARLMLEAGCEITLEANPGTFEKDRFKAFRDAGVTRLSIGVQSFNDAHLKAIGRVHDAAQARAAAEEAAECFETFNLDLMYALPGQSVAELEEDVRTALSFAPPHLSIYHLTVEPNTLFAKYPPRLPDDDTAWEMLDRITALTAAEGLERYEVSAYAKSAHRCTHNINYWSFGDYIGIGAGAHGKLSFAHRVVRQVRYRDPRQYMEHALAGNAVAQEHEVGKQDLAFEFMLNALRLKDGFLVRDFCTRTGQPVTAITPGLKAAEAKGLLKTNLVHVQPTEKGFDFLSDLQGLFLPA
- a CDS encoding I78 family peptidase inhibitor, producing the protein MNIRLWLAAVCAVGMAACTTSMPEQPQQPQPVPLGRSDAPAGGTCAAAGAQAVVGKVASAQVVERARVGAGARMARVLHPGQVTTKEFDAQRLNLEVNARGVILAARCG
- the rdgB gene encoding RdgB/HAM1 family non-canonical purine NTP pyrophosphatase, producing MKLVLASHNPGKLVELQALMAPLGVQLIAQGELGVVEPEEPFHTFVENALLKARHASRATGLPALADDAGLCVAAFGGEPGVQTATYATRFGYEKGDANNVRALLEQMQGVQDRRAAMVSTLVAVRTPQDPEPLIAVGRVGGEITQAPRGSGGFGFDPVMFLPEFGKTFAELPTEVKNAHSHRGRAVRQMLALMQEYWL
- the rph gene encoding ribonuclease PH; its protein translation is MTDTYQRSSGRAAHQLRPVRITRHYTMHAEGSVLIEFGATKVLCTASVEDKVPPHKRGSGQGWVTAEYGMLPRATNTRGSREAAKGKQSGRTQEIQRLIGRSLRAVFDLEKLGERTITLDCDVLQADGGTRTAAITGAWVAAHDAVGTLLQSGTLAATPITGAVAAISVGIVQGTPLLDLEYVEDSACDTDMNIVMTGAGQFVEIQGTAEGVSFSRTELDELLRLGELGIAQLLALQQQSLS